Proteins from a genomic interval of Medicago truncatula cultivar Jemalong A17 chromosome 3, MtrunA17r5.0-ANR, whole genome shotgun sequence:
- the LOC11414337 gene encoding bidirectional sugar transporter SWEET3: MSETLRLAVAVLGNAASVSLYAAPMVTFKRVIRKKSTEEFSCIPYIIGLLNCLLFTWYGLPIVSYKWENFPLVTVNGVGIALELSYVLIYFWYSSPKGKVKVAMIMTPVLLVFCIVAAVSAFSFHDTAHRKLLVGSIGLGVSVALYGSPLVAMKKVIETKSVEFMPLPLSLCAFSASACWLVYGILVRDVFVAGPSVVGTPLSILQLVVYFKYRKARVVEEQKIGDLEKGSIELEKVVKVEKIVTNCEQC, translated from the exons ATGTCAGAGACACTTCGTTTGGCTGTTGCTGTTCTTG GCAATGCTGCCTCAGTCTCACTTTATGCTGCGCCAAT GGTTACATTTAAAAGAGTAATAAGGAAGAAAAGCACAGAGGAATTTTCATGCATTCCTTACATAATTGGATTGTTGAATTGTCTTCTTTTCACATGGTATGGGTTACCTATTGTAAGCTACAAATGGGAAAATTTTCCTCTTGTCACAGTTAATGGAGTTGGAATTGCTCTTGAGTTATCTTATGTTCTCATTTATTTCTGGTATTCTTCGCCCAAAGGAAAG GTGAAGGTGGCGATGATCATGACACCTGTTCTGCTTGTGTTCTGCATAGTTGCAGCTGTTTCAGCTTTTTCATTCCATGATACAGCTCACAGAAAGTTACTTGTTGGAAGCATAGGTTTAGGTGTTTCTGTTGCATTGTATGGTTCTCCTCTTGTTGCAATG AAGAAAGTTATAGAAACAAAGAGTGTTGAATTCATGCCACTACCATTATCCTTGTGTGCTTTCTCAGCTAGTGCTTGTTGGTTAGTTTATGGAATCCTTGTTCGTGATGTATTTGTTGCG GGTCCAAGTGTGGTTGGAACACCCTTAAGCATTCTACAGCTTGTGGTTTACTTCAAATACAGAAAAGCAAGGGTTGTGGAAGAGCAAAAAATTGGGGACTTGGAAAAGGGTAGCATAGAGTTAGAGAAGGTGGTGAAAGTGGAAAAGATTGTCACAAATTGTGAAcaatgttga
- the LOC11441463 gene encoding bidirectional sugar transporter SWEET3: MSNTLRLAVAVLGNAASVSLYAAPMVTFKRVIRKKSTEEFSCIPYIIGLLNCLLFTWYGLPIVSYKWENFPLVTVNGVGIALELSYVLIYFWYSSPKGKVKVAMITTPVLLVFCITVAVSTFFLHDTTHRKLLVGSIGLVVSVALYGSPLVAMKKVIQTKSVEFMPLPLSLCAFSASVFWLAYGILVRDVFVAGPSLVGTPLSILQLVIYFKYRKERVMEESKIGDLEKGSIELEKVVKVEKIVTNCEQC, translated from the exons atgTCAAATACACTTCGTCTGGCTGTTGCTGTTCTTG GCAATGCTGCTTCAGTCTCACTTTATGCGGCGCCAAT GGTTACATTTAAAAGAGTAATAAGGAAGAAAAGCACCGAGGAATTTTCATGCATTCCTTACATAATTGGATTGTTGAATTGTCTTCTTTTCACATGGTATGGGTTACCTATTGTAAGCTACAAATGGGAAAATTTTCCTCTTGTAACCGTTAATGGAGTTGGAATTGCTCTTGAGTTATCCTATGTTCTTATATACTTCTGGTATTCTTCGCCTAAAGGAAAG GTGAAGGTAGCTATGATCACGACACCTGTTCTACTTGTGTTCTGCATAACCGTAGCTGTTTCAACTTTTTTCTTGCACGATACAACTCATAGAAAGTTACTTGTTGGTAGCATAGGTTTAGTTGTTTCTGTAGCATTATATGGTTCTCCTCTTGTTGCAATG AAGAAAGTGATACAAACAAAGAGTGTGGAATTCATGCCACTACCATTATCTTTGTGTGCTTTTTCAGCTAGTGTATTCTGGTTAGCTTATGGAATCCTTGTTCGTGATGTATTTGTTGCG GGTCCTAGTCTGGTTGGAACTCCCTTAAGCATACTCCAGCTTGTGATTTACTTCAAATACAGAAAAGAGAGGGTTATGGAAGAATCGAAAATTGGGGATTTGGAGAAGGGTAGCATAGAGTTAGAGAAGGTGGTGAAAGTGGAAAAGATTGTCACAAATTGTGAACAATGTTGA
- the LOC25489779 gene encoding uncharacterized protein yields MVKLASAREFRTYGPGLTRNRYEYINAGLYLFATVILCSGFVAQLSPEARSGLVVLLIALTIIIFVNLHDILAHFAAIDFRSSLLPFDLQLLFVEFAAPVVQILGSLLIFLGILFTFIEEEKGYYLKLEKHVVNMLVAGPVLWMVGSIHNSCQIYERADGHVQILQQFVYIPFLMGSLSFMLGAILNHHQQSGIIHHGMNLLGGTWVWLGIFGSLMFFIGGLTNLIKVFKMQQMNGTMRLEKLRGGAQERLVSAREGRVPLILGHHQPMINRQISEETKVDIPLPTPYKDVLLGQTGS; encoded by the exons ATGGTGAAACTAGCTTCAGCAAGAGAGTTCCGTACATACGGCCCGGGCCTCACTAGAAACCGTTACGAATACATAAACGCAGGCCTATATCTATTTGCCACCGTGATCCTTTGTTCCGGTTTTGTGGCCCAGCTTTCTCCTGAAGCCCGTTCGGGCCTCGTTGTTCTTCTTATTGCTCTTACCATTATTATCTTTGTTAATCTTCATGATATTCTTGCTCATTTTGCTGCCATTGATTTCCGCTCGTCTTTGTTGCCCTTTGATCTTCAACTCTTGTTTGTTGAGTTTGCTGCTCCTGTTGTTCAGATCCTTGGATCGCTTCTCATCTTTCTAGGAATTCTATTCACTTTCATCGAG GAAGAGAAAGGATATTATTTGAAATTGGAAAAGCATGTTGTGAACATGCTAGTTGCTGGTCCTGTATTGTGGATGGTAGGATCGATTCATAACTCGTGTCAAATTTATGAGAGAGCGGATGGACATGTTCAAATCTTGCAGCAGTTTGTGTATATCCCTTTTTTGATGGGGAGTTTGTCATTCATGCTTGGTGCAATtcttaatcatcatcaacaatctGGAATCATCCACCATGGAATGAACTTGCTT GGTGGGACTTGGGTTTGGCTTGGCATATTTGGAAGCTTGATGTTCTTCATTGGTGGATTGACAAATTTGATAAAAGTGTTCAAAATGCAACAAATGAATGGAACGATGAGGTTGGAGAAATTGCGAGGTGGAGCACAAGAGAGACTAGTAAGTGCAAGAGAAGGACGGGTTCCCTTGATTTTGGGTCATCATCAACCAATGATTAACCGTCAAATTAGTGAAGAGACCAAAGTTGATATACCCCTTCCCACTCCTTATAAGGATGTCCTTCTTGGTCAGACTGGATCATGA